A single region of the Brassica rapa cultivar Chiifu-401-42 chromosome A03, CAAS_Brap_v3.01, whole genome shotgun sequence genome encodes:
- the LOC103858230 gene encoding transcription factor PIL1 isoform X1, translating into MGKNPYASLSQPNIISPSSSFKPKLSDQASMELVCENGQIFAKSRRPNNNSYFQNQRTQSILDLYETEYDEGFKKNIKNLGGSQVVPVSESQRPQQDEDKKRKINPSKTESERDVWKRNKRFESSKLMNDSLKSLKNVEVTTAPPDEQSIAVGRSAELYFASSSMLSGGTSRDLSCCSLKKRKYGDMEEEESTYLSNSDDGSDDGKTRVTTTTRKTVAKKKRSTEVHKLSERKRRNEISKKMCELQDLLPNCYKDDKVSLLDEAIKYMRTLQLQVQRSGDRRKEEHRIRRLWLNKSIIKVYFYFAKEYDMAI; encoded by the exons ATGGGGAAAAATCCATATGCATCATTATCCCAACCAAACATAATTTCTCCATCATCGAGCTTCAAACCAAA ATTAAGCGATCAAGCTTCTATGGAACTGGTTTGTGAAAATGGCCAGATCTTTGCAAAGAGCCGAAGACCTAACAACAACAGTTATTTTCAGAATCAACGTACGCAATCTATCTTGGATTTGTATGAGACCGAGTACGATGAGGGTTTCAAGAAAAACATCAAGAATCTTGGAGGTTCGCAAGTTGTTCCTGTGAGTGAGTCTCAACGGCCACAACAAGATGAAGATAAGAAGAGGAAGATTAATCCCTCCAAGACAGAATCTGAGAGAGATGTTTGGAAAAGGAACAAACGTTTTGAATCATCAAAATTAATGAATGATTCTTTGAAAAGTTTGAAGAATGTTGAAGTTACCACAGCCCCTCCTGATGAGCAATCTATAGCTGTTGGAAGATCCGCGGAATTGTATTTTGCGTCTTCATCGATGCTTTCTGGAGGAACTTCGAGAGATCTAAGTTGTTGTTCTTTAAAAAAGAGAAAGTATGGTgacatggaagaagaagaatcaactTATCTAAGTAAT TCGGATGATGGATCAGATGATGGGAAGACACGAGTTACTACGACAACAAGAAAGACTGTGGCTAAGAAAAAACGAAGCACAGAAGTCCATAAGTTATCTGAAAGA AAGCGAAGAAACGAGATCAGCAAGAAAATGTGTGAGTTGCAGGATCTACTACCTAACTGCTACAAG GATGACAAGGTATCATTGCTGGATGAGGCTATCAAATACATGAGGACCCTTCAACTTCAAGTTCAG CGAAGTGGAGATCGAAGGAAGGAGGAGCATCGTATACGTCGGCTATGGTTGAATAAATCAATAAtcaaagtttatttttattttgcaaaGGAATATGACATGGCAATTTGA
- the LOC103858230 gene encoding transcription factor PIL1 isoform X2, producing the protein MGKNPYASLSQPNIISPSSSFKPKLSDQASMELVCENGQIFAKSRRPNNNSYFQNQRTQSILDLYETEYDEGFKKNIKNLGGSQVVPVSESQRPQQDEDKKRKINPSKTESERDVWKRNKRFESSKLMNDSLKSLKNVEVTTAPPDEQSIAVGRSAELYFASSSMLSGGTSRDLSCCSLKKRKYGDMEEEESTYLSNSDDGSDDGKTRVTTTTRKTVAKKKRSTEVHKLSERKRRNEISKKMCELQDLLPNCYKDDKVSLLDEAIKYMRTLQLQVQPAKWRSKEGGASYTSAMVE; encoded by the exons ATGGGGAAAAATCCATATGCATCATTATCCCAACCAAACATAATTTCTCCATCATCGAGCTTCAAACCAAA ATTAAGCGATCAAGCTTCTATGGAACTGGTTTGTGAAAATGGCCAGATCTTTGCAAAGAGCCGAAGACCTAACAACAACAGTTATTTTCAGAATCAACGTACGCAATCTATCTTGGATTTGTATGAGACCGAGTACGATGAGGGTTTCAAGAAAAACATCAAGAATCTTGGAGGTTCGCAAGTTGTTCCTGTGAGTGAGTCTCAACGGCCACAACAAGATGAAGATAAGAAGAGGAAGATTAATCCCTCCAAGACAGAATCTGAGAGAGATGTTTGGAAAAGGAACAAACGTTTTGAATCATCAAAATTAATGAATGATTCTTTGAAAAGTTTGAAGAATGTTGAAGTTACCACAGCCCCTCCTGATGAGCAATCTATAGCTGTTGGAAGATCCGCGGAATTGTATTTTGCGTCTTCATCGATGCTTTCTGGAGGAACTTCGAGAGATCTAAGTTGTTGTTCTTTAAAAAAGAGAAAGTATGGTgacatggaagaagaagaatcaactTATCTAAGTAAT TCGGATGATGGATCAGATGATGGGAAGACACGAGTTACTACGACAACAAGAAAGACTGTGGCTAAGAAAAAACGAAGCACAGAAGTCCATAAGTTATCTGAAAGA AAGCGAAGAAACGAGATCAGCAAGAAAATGTGTGAGTTGCAGGATCTACTACCTAACTGCTACAAG GATGACAAGGTATCATTGCTGGATGAGGCTATCAAATACATGAGGACCCTTCAACTTCAAGTTCAG cCAGCGAAGTGGAGATCGAAGGAAGGAGGAGCATCGTATACGTCGGCTATGGTTGAATAA
- the LOC103858231 gene encoding pectinesterase 5, producing the protein MIGKVVVSVASVLLLVGVAIGVVVIINKNGNTPLSPQMKAVQGICQGTSDKASCVKTLEPVKSDDPNKLIKAFMLATQDALTKSSNFTGKTEGDLGSSISPNNKAVLEYCKKVFLYALEDLGTILEEMGDDLNQIGSKIDQLKQWLTGVYNYQTDCLDDIQEDDLRKTIGEGIASSKILTGNAIDIFHTVVSAMAKLNVKVDDFKNMTSGVFSPSDKGAAPVNKETPPVVDTPVADPDGPSRRLLEDIDETGLPTWVSGADRKLMANAGRGRRRGGGGARIRANFVVAKDGSGQFNSVQQAVNACPDKNPGRCIIYIKAGIYREQVIIPKKKNNIFLFGDGARKTVITYNRSVGLSSGTTTSLSATVQVESEGFIAKYIGFKNTAGPNGHQAAAIRVNGDRAVLFNCRFDGFQDTLYVNNGRQFYRNCVVSGTVDFIFGKSATVIQNSLIVVRKGNKGQYNTVTADGNEKGLAMKIGIVLQHCRIVPDRKLAAERFTVESYLGRPWKQYSTTVIMNTEIGDLIRPEGWRVWDGENFHKSCRYVEYNNRGPGANTNRRVNWAKIARTAGEVNQFTVANWLSPANWIQQANVPVTFGF; encoded by the exons atgattggAAAAGTTGTTGTCTCGGTGGCCTCTGTTCTCCTATTGGTCGGAGTAGCCATAGGAGTCGTTGTCATCATTAATAAAAATGGCAACACTCCCTTGTCTCCTCAGATGAAAGCCGTTCAAGGTATTTGCCAAGGTACTTCCGACAAAGCCTCATGTGTCAAAACTCTTGAGCCGGTCAAGAGCGATGACCCAAACAAGCTGATCAAGGCCTTCATGCTTGCTACACAAGATGCACTAACCAAATCATCAAACTTCACGGGTAAAACCGAAGGAGACTTGGGTTCGAGCATCTCGCCAAACAATAAAGCCGTTCTTGAATACTGCAAGAAAGTTTTCCTGTACGCGCTTGAGGATCTCGGTACCATTCTTGAGGAAATGGGTGACGATCTTAACCAGATCGGTAGCAAAATTGACCAGCTTAAACAATGGTTAACCGGTGTCTACAATTACCAAACCGATTGCCTTGACGATATTCAGGAAGATGATTTGAGAAAGACTATTGGAGAAGGCATTGCAAGCTCCAAGATTCTCACTGGCAATGCTATTGATATCTTCCACACCGTCGTCAGCGCGATGGCCAAGCTTAACGTCAAGGTCGATGATTTCAAGAACATGACAAGCGGAGTCTTTTCTCCTTCTGACAAAGGAGCAGCTCCCGTCAACAAAGAAACTCCTCCTGTCGTTGATACTCCCGTGGCTGACCCAGATGGTCCTTCTCGTCGTCTCCTTGAAGACATTGACGAGACCGGACTCCCAACATGGGTTTCAGGTGCAGACAGGAAGCTCATGGCAAATGCTGGACGTGGCCGAAGACGCGGCGGTGGTGGTGCTAGAATCAGAGCTAACTTTGTTGTGGCCAAGGATGGAAGCGGACAGTTTAACTCGGTCCAACAAGCTGTTAACGCTTGTCCCGATAAAAACCCTGGCCGATGCATCATCTACATTAAGGCCGGTATCTACAGAGAGCAAGTTATCATCCctaagaagaagaacaacatCTTCCTCTTCGGAGATGGTGCAAGAAAGACCGTTATCACTTACAACAGAAGTGTTGGTCTCAGTTCTGGAACCACCACTTCTCTCAGTGCCACAGTCC AGGTCGAATCTGAAGGATTCATCGCGAAATATATCGGATTCAAGAACACAGCCGGTCCAAATGGGCACCAAGCCGCGGCCATCCGAGTCAATGGAGACCGTGCTGTCCTCTTCAACTGTAGATTCGACGGATTCCAAGACACTCTATACGTCAACAACGGACGTCAATTCTACAGAAACTGTGTCGTCTCAGGAACAGTCGATTTCATCTTCGGAAAATCAGCAACCGTTATCCAAAACTCACTCATCGTCGTCCGTAAAGGAAACAAGGGACAATACAACACCGTCACAGCCGACGGAAACGAAAAGGGATTAGCCATGAAAATCGGTATCGTCCTCCAACACTGCCGCATCGTTCCGGACAGGAAACTAGCGGCAGAGAGGTTCACCGTAGAGTCATACTTGGGAAGGCCATGGAAGCAATACTCGACCACTGTGATCATGAACACTGAGATCGGTGATTTGATTAGACCAGAAGGTTGGAGAGTGTGGGATGGTGAAAATTTCCACAAGTCATGTAGGTACGTTGAATACAACAACCGTGGACCAGGAGCTAACACTAATAGGAGAGTTAACTGGGCTAAGATCGCTAGGACCGCAGGTGAAGTTAATCAGTTCACTGTGGCTAACTGGTTAAGTCCCGCTAACTGGATTCAACAAGCTAACGTTCCTGTCACGTTTGGATTTTAA